The following nucleotide sequence is from Aedes aegypti strain LVP_AGWG chromosome 3, AaegL5.0 Primary Assembly, whole genome shotgun sequence.
CAGTGTTCGTTTACAGTCAGGTATCTTGTAAGACGATTCTAACgtaatttctcagcaattttaAATAGAAGGAGAATTATTGTTCATTCATgatttctaacatttttttcattattattttgaatattacacaatagcacaattcattttttttctgtcttaATAGCCTATCATTATACCTACGAAACTCTCAACACAAATTTGATTGCATTATACGTCAGGTTACACAAACCCCCAAAACCTGTTATCGATATCGGGGACACTCCTCCACAGGTGAACAGGTCACTCCTGGCAGCATTGACCTGTACGAGCATCAAACTTTTTATCATTGCTTCATACTCGcgtggaagcttctccaaaaaGCGAACTTCCATGCTCAAATAGTACACCTGTTCAGCGATTTGGAAATTCTGCGGAAGAAATATTATCCAAAATTAATTAAACGTTATTCGTGGATACCGAATTCACGCTGCGATCCTACCAAATCCTCGAAAGAATCGATTACGTAGCACCACCAGTAGCACTGGGCGAAATAGCCACATGCAGTTCCGGCAATTGCTACCGAGCCGAACGAAAATCCTTCGAATAAGCTTACCGCGATAATTGCCGATACACAGGCCAACGAATAGTAATGGATGACGAAGTAGAAATTTCCGACGGCCGATTTCAACAGATTCACGTTTCTGTAagatgaaaattatattttagtGTCAATGTTTCCTATTTGAAAAGTAGTATATtagtaattctcgctgaaaaTAGGCCGCCATCTACACATGTATAGTTAGCATTCAGTTTTTGTCACTGTTCGCTGAAACAAGATATGAACTGTTTTGGAATGTTCATATTGATGGACCCCTCATTAGCCAGCAAGATTAACAGTTTGCGGAAGTGTCATTTTTTATGAACCTTCGGCATTTCATCACGTGATATGCCTCATTTTTCCCAATAAACACAAAGAAAACTTAGTACCATCGTAAAGAAAAATATGTAGCTTTTattagaagttttaaaaaattgcgGTCATTTTGAATCTGCAAGAATTTGATTAGAAAATACGTTTTTTACTATACGCTtccaatcgcaaaacgcaacatactgttagccatctatactttggtagcgcaactagtcagatgatgagagatttgatttttcacgcatccatcacatgccgctgtggggaaaaatgttttattttcctgatataagacggttcacgttgaaacagttaggcggaaaaggtaggaatatccattctctatgttctacatacgtttgtttttttatattattgcactactttcataaaaattgagatccggcttGTAGAAGCACTAGTTTGAGATTGGAAAACCAGggtatgtgaggttagtttcattggaactttcgcctgagcgattttcgcgcttgaataaaacacgcttcgggacattctccgctgcccctaaaaataccattgggtagataaatgaattctctaccattggatctcattcaatttcatacataagtgaagtaagcggtgataataaatattttgttccgaattttTTGAAACCAttaatgagtttgacattgctctcgtcaaccatcatcatgacgacagcagcactccccaccggacgaattgtcgtattgGGAGCGAATTAATGCAATGCTCTGTTTGAATTATGAGGTCATCATCAGAAAGCTGAAAAAAGACTGAGTATGTACATCAAAGTAACAAGTTTTCGATCGCTGGTTCTTCCATCAAGTCGAGAGAAGAATAAGATTACCATCATTATTTTTTCTGTCACTACATTCCTACTTAAACAAAGGCTAATCAAGTATACGAAAtagatatttttcttttataatgtcTCTTTGAGACCGTTGATTGAAATGAAGAATTTACAGGTACCAAATGCATCTTTTAATCCAATCTACCTTAAAataaaatggcggccaaatgaattttatatgggtaattattattatttatctttatttaagtGACTTTTCGCCCTTGGTGAGTTCGCCATTTTTATATGAGGAATATCGGTCCCCAAGAAATTTTAGAATATCTTCGAAATCAAGTAaccaatgcacaatggtccgaatcacTGATTAAGTAGGAAAACAATGTGTTATCTGTTTTCGATGATCTGAGACGTATGGTGTCTTCAAAGAATTTGTTCGCAATTGAGTTTGGCATGTTCTAAGTTGATTATTGTGGTCcattttttggttttatttttgagccaaacttttttgttagaGCAAATTCATTGTTTCGTTTTCCAGCAAACTCTTAGAAAATGTTAATACCAACCAAGTTTACTAAAGACGCTTTGGATCTAACTTTTCTGCTTAGAAAACTAATTCTCAAAGTTTTATCTTGGGgtgaactaaaaaaaatcaattcattgcTATAAATTTTCTTTCTTCAAAAGAGTTGTAGAAGAAGTAATGAATCGCATTTTTGTTGCACATTTCAAGTTTGTAATTTCTGTAGTTTttaagttataagcaaatttaagtgaaaaactatgtaaAACTTAGTTACCCATCACTAATAAAGTTGCACATCTGAAGTTGTCATGTATATTATGGCTTAACCCctttaccggcagcttcattttttaccgcaaaataaatattcaaatcgtcataacttttttgtttatcaatatttttgcacaatttcaaacaactcttctagtttaggaatccctgtcgatattaattattggtgatctggtttttaagatatttcgatgttccttgggggaccgacattttccatataaaatgtctttggcggccattttgttcttgatcaatttatcaaaaaaataaaatgtgggctatataacgCCAGGtactactctgaaaaaatcatacaaatcggttcagtattcttggagatatctgaaaattacgatatgatgttttttgaatgtttttatgatctttatttggccagcgtggttccagaaacctaaatgctcattgCTTACTCATCGatacagatcctaaaactagaagagttttttgagaacttgtgaaaaaatggtgcaaaaatattgaaaaacaaaaaagttataacgatttgaatttgaattttgcggtaaaaaataaagctgccagtagaggggttaaaccagccgatagggttttgaaaaaaaatgaagttcgtagacacaaaagtcaatttgaacAAATATAGAGTAGGTTCCATAAAAATTTtccttaaattgaaaaaaatcacactCACAAGATTTCCAAAACaacttttttaagaaatgttaaGCGGTAGAAAATTATTCCATTGCAATTTCAGGAACTTTAGGAATTGTATCACTGTAATTACTATCATTTCTACCACTTACAGTAGTGTTATGGAGTACACAACTTTGGCAATGGTAGGTTAATCTAACATTGATATAAAGGCAAAATATCCAAATGGTGTACAAGTTTAGGAAACAATTGAGATAATAAAAGTTAAATTATATTACTTCTACTTAAAGAAATCATACAATAACTAGTAGCTAAAATGCATTCCGGAGTAACCacatagcactttaattcgccctgcgtgcCAATATAGTGCTGTAATAGAGCCGACCTGGAAAAAaggcaccgatattacacacgaaatatgacacaaagttatttcgaattgcaagaaaactccagcttgccaacgacaatcaaggcagacttgatgaaaatcgctaattttcttttgttgtgttccttcgatcgtcctggacaaacatggaaaaagggccaaagttttctgtgcatttaattttcgtttttattagaaaaagtgaaataatgcgtatttgaacactttatattcaatcaggataAAAGGTGCTACGCAAAAATTcgttttaatcaattacgcgcttttatcatgtttgtccattgttttagatctgggctcacagtgacagttcgtgacagcagaatctcggctcaccttgacgtacataaatttcgtattggtttctccctcccaggagcTGATGTTCCGTAAATTGGCCGTATAATAGCCCTTTAAAGCTAAAAAGGAAAATTaacgggctagtggttacttgagTTATAGGTTCAACATTTTTTGATTCTCATTTCTCCAAAAAGTTGTACATGGTAAAGTTGTAGACCTTGTTGAAACCTACAAGTTTTCTGAAACCAGCAACGATAACTTAAAGAGAGAAATCAGCCTAGGACTGAAAGTCTTTTtaagagatgaaccagcctagggttggaagtctcaataataaagaaagaaaaaaaacttgaagacCTTGTGAGTTACAGATGTATTGAGAGTTTTCGAGCGTAttttttgaagtgatttttatcaattctaaaataaatacgttcttacagtttttgcagcaaaagttgtcAATTGTATGGCCCTTCAAATGGCACTTAAAGAAAACCAACTCCATGGAAATATAAAAGCATTTCATGGTTTTcccttaaatttgcttataacttcaaactGATAAGAATAACAAACTTGAAATGTGCGGCAAAAATATGTAAGTAGTTTTCTCTACAACTCAACAGAAGACCACATTCGCGTCAAACTGAATCTATCCCaataaaactgatttttctgGTCCACCCAAAGTTATaacattcaaaattaatttaCAAAGCTTAAATGAAGATTAGGAAgcatcttcagcaaacttgtccATATTAACATTTTTATCGCACAAAAAAATTTGGTTTTAAATTATAACTTAAATGAAGACATCCCTAATCACCTATTTTCTAAGatgatgcaaaactcaattattaCGCCttacaacttctctgaagacagcCTGTTTTTCTGCAAAATTGTCGATTGAGACCATTGTGCAATGATCAATGGACATAGATTtcgaaatttgaagaattttttttttttgagaactagTGAAAAACTAGTGCATACAtatcgaagaacaaaaaagttatcacaaTTCAAAACTTGTTCTCGTGATAAAAATAATACTGCCAGTATCCTTTCCAATGATTTTGTAGTCACGTAAAATCAATTATTCTCTATTGCCAGCAGCTTCActtttttatcataaaaaaggTATACAAATCGCTACAAATCGCGTTTGTTCACCAGGGATtttcggaatatctccagaTCCAGGCGACCAATGATtaaaattgaagcaaattttaagagtagaagaatttttgagaaCATCTGAAGATATGgtgcaaaactattgaaaactgaaaataTTATTGGGATgtgatttttgttgttgtaaAAAATGATACTGAATGTGAATGTGTATGGTGGATGGTATCAACAATAGATATTTAATTGCATTCAGCGGTCTAAGATCAAATCTGTGTTGCtttttcataagggcttatctgcattcatcgTTTCTCCCTTTgtgttattcaaaaaaaaaaaaagattctcttttcgtaacatatttttatgttgcaggatgaagaatcactatatcttgCGTCATTagagatttatctaatttagcgaagttatcaacgaaagagaggatcgatgaagagtaATCGCTCATGTCAGTTAGGCCCTATTGACGTAACAGCAcagaaatagaagatagaaagaaaacaaattaatgCTGTTCCATTAAGTTCAAACGCATgccgaaaaatatttttggtagcaaaaaaatgtccatcggACAACTTATATTATATTCACTTAGGCTAAAGAGCAggatctgttccagtagggataTAACGACATAAATAAGAAGAAGCGTGACCAGTTTCCAGCAGTAcccttaaaattcaacatgagtGCCGACAAAGGGAAACGCTTTTTCTTCTTCCTAaaaccaaaatggcgtcaacattcaagatggccgccaaaAATTTTCACTCCGAATGATAACCAAATTCTCTACTTGACTCGGATAAGAAAGCAGCGATTCAAACTTGTTACTTTATTGTATGTAAAATGTTGTTTGCAAACAATGCAGCATGCTCAAAAGACGTAAATCGTATATTTTTTAGGAGTGTgtagaacatgttttagaatGTCGTTCAGGTAAACTGTGTTCGCTCCGCCGCACACAATCTGAGAGAGACGAGACAGATCACTGAAAGCCGGCTTGTTTTTTTGCttctttaatttctttttgTCATGTATGGGTTTGGCACAATGGTTCGTAAAACACAAACCCTGGTAAAACATTTTCACATCTCATTTGgtacagaaaatttcaaaaatttcacagaTTCCAAAAGCATTATCCGCAATGTTTAATAATTCAACGATGTTCTATGCAAAATCATAAGAAAATAACCTGAGTTTTCAATCACACCCAGTGATCCCCCAGCCAACAAATTTGTTCGCATAACTGAGATTCAAATCAGTAAAGTGAACGCTTATTCGGAAATGAAAGATTGTTTAAAATGCACAGATTCCCTCTATGTGGACataagtggaggccatatacgtacattcCAGAAAATGCAGTGTGGGAAATACAACTTCAGACGGGTTCGTTTGGTGCTTTCTATAATTTCGTATATAATAGTATTTTTATATGACTTGGttttaacaaacaaacaaaaaataaaaaaaggcaAAACGAGTAGATGCAAGTCTTCACGAAATGATCTTCAGATCGGTAATCATATTGGCTACCACTGTTCCGTTCAGCCACTGTTGAATAACACGGAAATCTGGCaaatataaatttaataatATAGCTCATCTGCAGGTATGTACGTCTACCCCTTTTATACTGCCACCCATGTTCAAGAGAAGTTTTCATCGATACATATCATAAATACATCAGTTTGCTACAATAATGATACAttagtaattattattatttcccaGCCAAAAATTTTGTTCACGTAACAGAGTTCGCAATTCGGTAACACCAAATTGTTGAAAATGTGAGAATTCCCTTTATTCGCACAAATTTGGAGGCCATATAGGGTAATTCGGAGTGATATGCCCGAACGGGGCAATACGCTTAACGTCATTCTCACAGGATTGAGGCTTtttacacgtaaatatgatccGTCCGATAAGCAAGCCTTTTTGTGAATGACGTCCATGCTTtattattgtaatttttaaacaagcttttaccggaagacgactgcttaTGGATTCATTTAAGCTTAGCAGGTGGTGGAATTCTATTTGagaacatttctacaacgctgtgaAACTTGTTTCTACGGGAGGGCATACTgcacggtttgttttgaaacgtcatgaTTTGTATCGTTTACAAAAAGCATCTTGTAGCCTTTTCAGTAGCTACATGGCACGATTGCGTTCAAAGCAATAACTAAATAAACAACACCCAACATAACAGATTTTAGATGTAATGTATTTGCTAGTAGTGATAGAGCACTTTTTTCCTTAGGGGGCGTATTGTACTTTTTAACCGTACATATATTTTAGGCAATTAATCATAGCCAATACAACTCGAACGAAACGAATTGAGTTGGCGTTTAGTATGACTAACGCGTATGACAATGTGTTGCACTTTGTatgacttaatttttacaaacatagCAAAGAAATATAAATGTAAAATCGTGAGACATGCTGCAAAATTGTGACCATCGGTTTTCAAGTTTTACACTAAAAGTTGTAATAATTAATAAGTAAATCGCTGAAGCATCTTTCATTTGTGATTTTCATCAAGTAAACGTAGGTATGAAACTGTAATAGCACCGTGAGTCAGGAGAGTAAATGCGGAGCAATTTATGACCTCAGACGCTGACCCAGTACATCCACCTTATAGTGAAGTgattatggaagaaaataagCAGAAATCTTATGTGAAGTGATGTCATTGCGTTTGTGATAAACATTGATATTTCAATATCCAGTATCAATTTATTCATGTGTACCGCTTGATCGGTTTATGCATGGTTATTGAGATGCATCCAGCGATGTGCACTCTTCCCCAGTatgattttatatttacatcagATGAAGTCATATCTAATCTTTCATTCAAGATTATAATAGAATCATATCAAGTGAAATAGAAATCGCAAGGGAATGACAATTTGAagttacatattttgttatatgaAGTTGGAATTTGTTTAGATGCAAATTTAAATCAGATCAAATTACTGACttcataaacaatttcaattaattcaattttGCAACATATCCAACTCCAACGTAAAATGCAAaattatacaatttgaaatttacatccttatatgatctctggtttgctgggcCTTTATAAAAGAGatacgcggaagctgacatttatgtaaaagtgtgagccaatcaaGCAGCGTGAGCTGTCAAAGCTTGCTTATtcaaacgagccttgaaagtgaaaacttttgaaaagcaataattggaacatttcgtatgaaatgttttccatacaaagcagagtgtctggaatttgaagctgtctgtaatatgaatcagaacggtagtTTACACAAGTTGTAGAATGATAATGGCacaagttgtacatttatccaacgaatTTTTctgagttggataattacgatgAATGCTGTAAAATTTAAGTTCTGCAACGACTTATAGACACAAACAAATGTTTGACatggcaatgttttttttcagtttttaaacCGTTATTTGTCTGCTGATTTATGCTCAACCATATATTTATGGTGAGCAAACGATTGAGTTTTTAGCTCGAACGTGTGTtcgattctccagatttgtgtgcCTGGTTACAACGAGAATTACTCATTTCTTTATTACCTTACAATCTCAGTATGTTGATAAACAAGATGTTTTATATTCCGATTCAATAGTTTCCAGAACAGTGCTTGTTTATGCACTTGATGCATATCGCCATTTACTGCAGCCCTTACACCGTCCATAGCACAAGCAAATCCATGATGTACAATCTTGATTTCCGCAATGAGTGCCACCAAAAGCCCTGTAAAAGTAAGTGTACCGCAAAATAACCTGCTCATCCAAAGGAACGGCTTCCACACCAGAGCAGCACTTTTGGCCACCTGAGCCATTACTGGTCCCAATTCCTCAAATTCTCTCGGAGTTCCGAACAGTCGCTGAATCTGCTCGATAGGCAGCGCCATAATAACCTGAACGCAAACACAATTCAAGTACACTGCCACAGACATTCCACgcatttttcgaaaaacatcATGTCGAGTGGTCCCGTCAAACTCGGCATCGCCAGATTTCCCCGGCCGTCCGTCAATAAAGTGACCAACTTCACGAATCACTCCCAAATAATGCTTCAGAATGCGGGCCTTGACGTTGCAAACCGTAAAGCTGACCACCACTGCCACGGACCAAATCATCGCAAAAACGTCCTTCCCATCCCACATTACCAGACAAATAGCCACCAAGCTAACGCAGTACTGGTACGTTGCCAGGGAGCGATTTAAAACCATCATCCAGCGCTTCCAGCGGTGATGGGTGCTTTCCAAGTGCACTGCCCCAAAAGCCATCATCAGATACGGCAGCCGAAGAAACGCTGCGTTGGGGTTGTATTTCCAGAAGTCGCGAACTGAAGCGTACCATCGCCGAAACGGCTCCATTGGGCCGCATCTAAACACGCACAACTGACAATATGAATCTGATCCGTCGGGACGCAGTGGATGCAAAAAAAGGGTAAACACTCTTGTGGGAGCTAAGGCAAATGCTGAGGATATTTGCTTTGATGTGATCATTAATATTAATACTGCTGGTAGCGCTTTGCAATATCAATGCCGTGAAACTTTAATGTTGGGTCGGGTGCACTAGAGTTGCAACAAGTTAGGAAATGCAGCTATGGATGGTGAAATGTAGAGACTACTAATTTGACATGCTAATATGGAAATCCAAGGGGAAAAAATCATGGATTACAGAGTGATAAGCATATAGTGCAAAGTAAATAAAGAATTGGAAATGGAAGAACAAAATCACAGTGAACATTTTATTATTGTGAAGCGTATAAGGAATCATACTTCAACTTTAAATGCATTGGCAAGATTTTTTATAAGGAtgttgaaaatttcatcatcaccaggggatttcatatttttgattttttaataatagttcctTGCTGCCCAGTTCATTGAacaggcaaataggcagctgtgAAATGATATTtaacaaacttttcaaaaacattgattttcaaatgacgaaaaaagttgatgttttatacgcctatgtaTAATAGTAGCAGCAATTGGAATGATGCCTCGTGCAATTCATGAAGGTTTCTAtcgagatattcctggaagaaccaTTCTAATAATTCTTAAATAATTATTAGACATTTTGCATATAAAATCCTGGGCAGAAAGCTACAAAAATGATGGTTGGATGGTTCTGATAAAATGTTCGGCAATTAATAAATgaattgaaattcaaataaaaatcagaTGCACATCTCAACTGTATGAACCCAAACTGCACCGTGAGCGAAAAGCGGCGAAACCAAATTCATCGCATTTCATCGGCACCCGACTGAAAAATTGCACAGTATTTATTCTTCCGAAAACTATACCGGGAATCTGACTTTACTATTTAATGCTTCCGCAACCTACAAGAATTGCCTTCATTCCCACCAACTATCAATTTGAGCATTCGACTGTATTTTGGAGCGCTTCTAAGGTAGATTTGTAtgcatggttttttttttcttgtcgagAATGAATGTGGATGCACTCATGCAGCCTTCCAATATTGCAGCAGGAAGTGAAGAAATGCAGTGACGTTCAGAAGTTCATCTTTCTAAAGTTTGTATATGGTGTCAAATATTTGACTAGGATCTGACACCTGTCCAAACAATTGTTTGTCACTAGAGTAATTCAGGTAGAGTCAAACAAATATTTGGACTGCTGTTAGATCCCAGTCAAATTAGACACCTTTTGCCAATAGCTTAAAActttcttgtttattttttgggtaTAAAATAAACCAATCCTTCAAATTTTGATCCATTTTATTTCTGTTTATAACTTCAGCGATGATCGGATTgatgctttttttttgttccaaatGTGATTTGACACATttcaacgtttctgaaaaaaatgtcttggcCATCACTGTATAGACAGAATAATGCAACAACAGCACTTCCATACTACAAAGGGAGCTACTACAGAAGTAAGACTAGCTGAAAGGCAGCATTAGCTCTGCTCCGGTAGCGCCATAATTTGGAATACATATACTATAAGGATACAGCAATGGTCCAAAAAGTATGGCATTCTTTCTTATGTTACACTGCGAACACTTAACGCACATATGAGTTAGTTTTAGTTAAATCTTCGTATTGCGTTCATTGTAAACTTTGAATGATAATTTATTCACCTTCTACACAATTTCCGTGGACTATCATTAAGCTTTAGGCATTCCAATAATATTACATATTGGATTAgttaattttgaatataaaaaagacATTTTACAGATCTGTTACACACACAGTTTTCAAGAATTAAAATACCCATTCATAACTGTAACCTATTCTAAACTAAAACAACTCTTCCAATCTAAGCAAAGTAAGTGTAAACGAATAACGAAGAATTCGTCTAGTTAGAAATTCCGCTGTACGATCACCatagttaaaataataaaatcaaaactaacaAACCCGAAACGATGGAAGACAGCGAAGGAAAAATGATCCATCCGACAGTCCACCGGGCTGGATGAAGGGCGGCGGATTTCACACATGCAGCAGAAGCAGCCCTGCGGAATGCAACACATTTTCCTGCCGGAAATTCAAACAACCAGCACCGGCATCGTTCCTTCCTAGTGATGGGTCCGTTAGGGTGATGCACAAAATCAAATCATATAATTTTATCGAGTTTTTAGATGTTTGATTATGGAGAATCCATTTGCCGAGTGGTTAAATAacacgactacaaagcaaagtaaagccatgctgaaggtgtctgggttcaattgccggtcggtccaagatcttttcgtaatggaaatttccttaacttcccagggcataaagtatcatcgttccTACCACAAAATAATAAGGATAAATCAAAAATCCCAAACTTACTGTAAACTATAAGATCAGACTGTTCAGCAAAATAGGAATGAATTTCcagttttattaaatttcatgtaTTGCAGCAATTTATTTAGTAGCTCGTATCACTGCTCGTACAAAATCAATGAAGCTCAATACATCAACATTTCTAAAATGTATTCAAGTTAAATCTTCAACTTAGAAGAAGTATACATTTTACACTGTCTATTGCATTcgggaaagcaaaatacaatcATTTTTGGCACTGGCAGCACTGGTAAAACGGATTGAATTAGCTTAACATGCCTTATTCACGAAAACATAGCACACAGTATTTACAGCGAAATGGAAGTGAGCCCGAATCATTACGTAATGTTTGTGTCTTTTTAAGACGTATTTTGGTAAGTTGGCAAGAAGAGTGAAATATCCCAACttttttgtaggatttttttttctttacggTTGATCCTATTTCACCACCTTATtaaggaatattgtggtatgacccatatttgaTTTGGTGCTAATCAAATATCCTGTCACAACTTAGGTGTGAGAGACATTGATTGATATAGCGTACGATCCCAGTTAGGCTCGACttgttttataaagtctataaCCCTGTTGGGATTACTTTGCCAGATTTCTAggggctctaataacccttttccaaaccTCCTTTGATTGAACAAAGCTCCACAGCGTCAGAGTATATGAGCAGTTACGTTTTCGATTTGATAAAAACGACATTCAGAAGATtggatttttacaattttatatAGATGATACCTACTAGGGTAGTGACCAGTCAACAGACCGGTTATTATCCTAAGATcccttttttaaatttagtatAGCCTGGGCTTTTGAACCACTGGGCCTTATAAATCTTTTTGCTTATCTTGATGTATCCATGGTATTCCAGTTGGATTCTACCATAGACATCTCCCAAGATTTAAGTTTTGCTCTCAGAGCGCACTCTGAAACTCCACAAAATGGCTCGGGACCAATAAAATTCATTGTAGAACCTTGTCTTGCTAAACTGTCAGCCGTTTCGTTTCcatcaattccacaatggccaGGCACTCAGTATAAAATAACTTCGTTCGTACTGGCCAATTGTTTCAGAGAAAGAATGCATTCACACACTAGCTTCGACTGACAAGTGAATGCCTTCAGCGCATTTAGAGCTGCTTGGCTGTCCAAAAAAATACAGTTCTTAGCAAATCTGTATTTCTTTTCAATACAGATATTCACACATTCTATAATTcaatttgaaatccaagatgacgactttcggtttctgaaaatcgttgaaatccatgtatgcaatatgggtattttcgaaaCGAGCATGATAACCGGAGCGTTTTGGAAATCCAAgatgacgaaaaaaaaatcggggaaaatcgttgaaaacccatgcaatatgggtttTCGGAACGAGCACTATGAGGGATGACGAAGATCGATGTCCGATGCCATTTTGGCGACTTCCGTTTTAAGAAAATCATTAGAAACCCATGCAACCCAAGTGATTTTGGAAACGGGCACGACAGGgatatgaagaaaatcgatatccgacgccacTTTGAAATCCAAGGTGGTGACCCCTagttaaataattaaaaaaccatgcaatatgacTCGTTCTGAAAATACCTATATTTCATGGGTTATCGATATTCCCAAACCGGGGGTTGCCATCTTGGTTTTCAAAATGTCGTCAAATATCGATTTTCATCATATCCTCGACGTAcacgttccgaaaatacccatattgaaaGGGGTTTCAACGATATTCTTCAACTGGttgtcgccatcttggatttcaaa
It contains:
- the LOC23687621 gene encoding uncharacterized protein LOC23687621, with amino-acid sequence MEPFRRWYASVRDFWKYNPNAAFLRLPYLMMAFGAVHLESTHHRWKRWMMVLNRSLATYQYCVSLVAICLVMWDGKDVFAMIWSVAVVVSFTVCNVKARILKHYLGVIREVGHFIDGRPGKSGDAEFDGTTRHDVFRKMRGMSVAVYLNCVCVQVIMALPIEQIQRLFGTPREFEELGPVMAQVAKSAALVWKPFLWMSRLFCGTLTFTGLLVALIAEIKIVHHGFACAMDGVRAAVNGDMHQVHKQALFWKLLNRNIKHLVYQHTEIVRNVNLLKSAVGNFYFVIHYYSLACVSAIIAVSLFEGFSFGSVAIAGTACGYFAQCYWWCYVIDSFEDLNFQIAEQVYYLSMEVRFLEKLPREYEAMIKSLMLVQVNAARSDLFTCGGVSPISITGFGGLCNLTYNAIKFVLRVS